The sequence CTATTTTCATTGAATGTCCTTTCTGGTTAAAAAATAAAACCTTATTTATATTATAATATGCAATGATTACAGAATGCTAACCTTTCTGTAAATTTGCGGATTTTGCTTCTGGCATTCTTCAATTACTGCGACCTGCTGTCTTATCTGTTCTGGCGTTATTTCCAGCGGGGCACCATGTGCCAAAGTTCTCCAGAGCATATGATAGAATCTCTTTGAAATAACAGAGAATAAATCAGCCTGCGATTTCGGTACCTGCCAGCTTTTCTTAATCCATTCAATTGCATCGCTCGGGAAAGCCGGTGTTCCATCGGGTTTGCAGAGCGGTTTTAATATCAGTTTTGGAGACGGAGATTTTTTAGGGTCAAAATACTGCCATTCGATTTCGGTCATACTGCCTTTGAGACCTCCTGTTGTTCCATAAACTTCATATAAATTGCCTGAATATGTCTTACAGGATGAAATCTCAAGATGGATCAAAGGTCTGTCTTTACCCCTTAAAATCACAAGCACGTGGTCTTCAGCATTTCCTGCCGTTGTTGTCCTATCCATATGACAAAATATTTCCGGCATAAT comes from Phycisphaerae bacterium and encodes:
- a CDS encoding Gfo/Idh/MocA family oxidoreductase — protein: LGRIVQINVAFSGFARRYDWQTLQKFMGGNLLNTGPHPLDQALQLFGTDIMPEIFCHMDRTTTAGNAEDHVLVILRGKDRPLIHLEISSCKTYSGNLYEVYGTTGGLKGSMTEIEWQYFDPKKSPSPKLILKPLCKPDGTPAFPSDAIEWIKKSWQVPKSQADLFSVISKRFYHMLWRTLAHGAPLEITPEQIRQQVAVIEECQKQNPQIYRKVSIL